A region of Lepus europaeus isolate LE1 chromosome 2, mLepTim1.pri, whole genome shotgun sequence DNA encodes the following proteins:
- the RIPK4 gene encoding receptor-interacting serine/threonine-protein kinase 4 isoform X1 — translation MEGDGGSPWALALLRTFDASEFTGWEKVGSGGFGQVYKVRHVHWKTWLAIKCSPSLHVDDRERTELLEEAKKMEMAKFRYILPVYGICREPVGLVMEYMETGSLEKLLASEPLPWDLRFRVIHETAVGMNFLHCMSPPLLHLDLKPANILLDAHYHVKISDFGLAKCNGLSHSHDLSMDGLFGTIAYLPPERIQEKSRLFDTKHDVYSFAIVLWGVLTQKKPFADEKNILHIMVKVVKGHRPALPPVCRPRPRACRSLIRLMQRCWHEDPWARPTFQEITSETEELCERPDEELRDAAPAPDGKGPLEPAGQAVPASTQLQRASAPAFDKDCSLSELLSQLDSGISQTPQGPEQLSRSSSESKLPACGSGKRLSGVSSVDSAFSSRGSLSLSFEREPSTGDLGATDVQKKKLVDAVVSGDTSKLMKVLQPQDVDLVLDGGASLLHLAVEAGQEECVKWLLLNNANPNLTNGKGATPLHVAVERRARGVVELLLARKSSVNAKDEDQWTALHFAAQNGDAGSARLLLERSASASEVDFEGRTPLHVACQHGQEDIVRILLRRGVDGALQGKDAWVPLHYAAWQGHLSIVRLLAKQPGVSVNAQTLDGRTPLHLAAQRGHYRVARVLLDLCSDVNVCSLRAQTPLHVAAETGHTSTARLLLHRGASREAVTAEGCTALHLAARGGHLATVRLLVEEKADVLARGPLSQTALHLAAAHGHSEVVEELVSAELIDLADAQGLSALHLAAQGRHAQTVETLLRHGAHINLQSLKFQGGHGPAATILRRSKT, via the exons ATGGAGGGCGACGGCGGGAGCCCGTGGGCGCTGGCGCTGCTGCGCACCTTCGACGCGAGCGAGTTCACGGGCTGGGAGAAGGTGGGCTCGGGCGGCTTCGGGCAGGTGTACAAGGTGCGCCACGTCCACTGGAAGACCTGGCTGGCCATCAAGTGCTCGCCCAGCCTGCACGTCGACGACAG GGAGCGCACGGAGCTTCTGGAAGAAGCCAAGAAGATGGAGATGGCCAAGTTCCGGTACATCCTGCCCGTGTACGGCATTTGCCGGGAGCCCGTGGGCCTGGTCATGGAGTACATGGAGACGGGCTCGCTGGAGAAGCTGCTGGCCTCGGAGCCCCTGCCGTGGGACCTGCGCTTCCGCGTGATCCACGAGACCGCCGTGGGCATGAACTTCCTGCACTGTatgtccccacccctgctgcacCTGGACCTGAAGCCGGCCAACATCCTGCTGGACGCCCACTACCACGTCAAG ATTTCTGACTTCGGGCTGGCCAAGTGCAACGGGCTGTCCCACTCACACGACCTCAGCATGGACGGCTTGTTCGGCACCATCGCCTACCTCCCCCCAGAGCGCATCCAAGAGAAGAGCCGGCTCTTTGACACCAAACACGACGTGTACAG CTTTGCCATCGTCCTGTGGGGTGTGCTCACGCAGAAGAAGCCGTTTGCAG ACGAGAAGAACATCCTGCACATCATGGTGAAGGTGGTGAAGGGCCACCGGCCCGCGCTGCCGCCCGTctgccggccccggccccgcgcctGCCGGAGCCTCATCCGCCTCATGCAGCGGTGCTGGCACGAGGACCCGTGGGCCCGGCCCACCTTCCAGG AGATCACCTCCGAGACCGAGGAGCTGTGCGAGAGGCCCGACGAGGAGCTGAGAGACGCGGCGCCCGCGCCCGATGGGAAGGGCCCCCTGGAGCCCGCCGGCCAG GCGGTGCCCGCGTCCACGCAGCTCCAGCGCGCCTCCGCCCCCGCCTTCGACAAGGACTGCAGCCTCTCGGAGCTGCTGTCGCAGCTGGACTCCGGCATCTCGCAGACGCCCCAGGGCCCCGAGCAGCTCAGCCGCAGCTCCTCCGAGTCCAAGCTCCCGGCGTGCGGCAGCGGCAAGAGGCTCTCGGGCGTGTCCTCCGTGGACTCGGCCTTCTCCTCCAGGGGCTCGCTGTCGCTGTCTTTCGAGCGGGAGCCTTCCACGGGCG ACCTGGGCGCCACGGACGTGCAGAAGAAGAAGCTGGTGGACGCCGTGGTGTCCGGGGACACGAGCAAGCTGATGAAGGTGCTGCAGCCGCAGGACGTGGACCTGGTGCTGGACGGCGGCGCCAGCCTGCTGCACCTGGCCGTGGAGGCCGGCCAGGAGGAGTGCGTCAAGTGGCTGCTGCTcaacaatgccaaccccaacctGACCAACGGCAAGGGCGCCACGCCGCTGCACGTGGCCGTGgagcggcgggcgcggggcgTGGTGGAGCTGCTGCTGGCCCGCAAGAGCAGCGTCAACGCCAAGGACGAGGACCAGTGGACGGCGCTGCACTTCGCCGCGCAGAACGGGGACGCGGGCAGCGCGCGGCTGCTGCTGGAGAGGAGCGCCTCGGCCAGCGAGGTGGACTTCGAGGGCCGCACGCCGCTGCACGTGGCCTGCCAGCATGGCCAGGAGGACATCGTGCGCATCCTGCTGCGGCGCGGCGTGGACGGGGCCCTGCAGGGCAAGGACGCCTGGGTGCCGCTGCACTACGCCGCCTGGCAGGGCCACCTGTCCATCGTCCGGCTGCTGGCCAAGCAGCCCGGGGTGAGCGTGAACGCCCAGACGCTGGACGGGAGGACGCCGCTGCACCTGGCCGCCCAGCGGGGGCACTACCGTGTGGCCCGCGTCCTGCTGGACCTCTGCTCCGATGTCAACGTGTGCAGCCTGCGGGCACAGACGCCCCTGCATGTGGCGGCCGAGACCGGGCACACGAGCACCGCCAGGCTGCTCCTGCACCGCGGTGCCAGCAGGGAGGCCGTGACCGCCGAGGGCTGCACCGCCCTGCACCTGGCGGCCCGCGGCGGACACCTGGCCACGGTGAGGCTGCTGGTGGAGGAGAAGGCCGACGTGCTGGCCCGCGGGCCCCTGAGCCAGACGGCGCTGCACCTGGCTGCCGCGCACGGGCACTCGGAGGTCGTGGAGGAGCTGGTGAGTGCCGAGCTCATCGATCTGGCCGATGCGCAGGGCCTCAGCGCCCTGCACCTGGCCGCCCAGGGCAGGCATGCTCAGACCGTGGAGACGCTGCTCAGGCACGGCGCCCACATCAACCTGCAGAGCCTCAAGTTCCAGGGCGGCCACGGCCCCGCGGCCACGATCCTGCGGCGCAGCAAGACCTAG
- the RIPK4 gene encoding receptor-interacting serine/threonine-protein kinase 4 isoform X2, producing the protein MDGLFGTIAYLPPERIQEKSRLFDTKHDVYSFAIVLWGVLTQKKPFADEKNILHIMVKVVKGHRPALPPVCRPRPRACRSLIRLMQRCWHEDPWARPTFQEITSETEELCERPDEELRDAAPAPDGKGPLEPAGQAVPASTQLQRASAPAFDKDCSLSELLSQLDSGISQTPQGPEQLSRSSSESKLPACGSGKRLSGVSSVDSAFSSRGSLSLSFEREPSTGDLGATDVQKKKLVDAVVSGDTSKLMKVLQPQDVDLVLDGGASLLHLAVEAGQEECVKWLLLNNANPNLTNGKGATPLHVAVERRARGVVELLLARKSSVNAKDEDQWTALHFAAQNGDAGSARLLLERSASASEVDFEGRTPLHVACQHGQEDIVRILLRRGVDGALQGKDAWVPLHYAAWQGHLSIVRLLAKQPGVSVNAQTLDGRTPLHLAAQRGHYRVARVLLDLCSDVNVCSLRAQTPLHVAAETGHTSTARLLLHRGASREAVTAEGCTALHLAARGGHLATVRLLVEEKADVLARGPLSQTALHLAAAHGHSEVVEELVSAELIDLADAQGLSALHLAAQGRHAQTVETLLRHGAHINLQSLKFQGGHGPAATILRRSKT; encoded by the exons ATGGACGGCTTGTTCGGCACCATCGCCTACCTCCCCCCAGAGCGCATCCAAGAGAAGAGCCGGCTCTTTGACACCAAACACGACGTGTACAG CTTTGCCATCGTCCTGTGGGGTGTGCTCACGCAGAAGAAGCCGTTTGCAG ACGAGAAGAACATCCTGCACATCATGGTGAAGGTGGTGAAGGGCCACCGGCCCGCGCTGCCGCCCGTctgccggccccggccccgcgcctGCCGGAGCCTCATCCGCCTCATGCAGCGGTGCTGGCACGAGGACCCGTGGGCCCGGCCCACCTTCCAGG AGATCACCTCCGAGACCGAGGAGCTGTGCGAGAGGCCCGACGAGGAGCTGAGAGACGCGGCGCCCGCGCCCGATGGGAAGGGCCCCCTGGAGCCCGCCGGCCAG GCGGTGCCCGCGTCCACGCAGCTCCAGCGCGCCTCCGCCCCCGCCTTCGACAAGGACTGCAGCCTCTCGGAGCTGCTGTCGCAGCTGGACTCCGGCATCTCGCAGACGCCCCAGGGCCCCGAGCAGCTCAGCCGCAGCTCCTCCGAGTCCAAGCTCCCGGCGTGCGGCAGCGGCAAGAGGCTCTCGGGCGTGTCCTCCGTGGACTCGGCCTTCTCCTCCAGGGGCTCGCTGTCGCTGTCTTTCGAGCGGGAGCCTTCCACGGGCG ACCTGGGCGCCACGGACGTGCAGAAGAAGAAGCTGGTGGACGCCGTGGTGTCCGGGGACACGAGCAAGCTGATGAAGGTGCTGCAGCCGCAGGACGTGGACCTGGTGCTGGACGGCGGCGCCAGCCTGCTGCACCTGGCCGTGGAGGCCGGCCAGGAGGAGTGCGTCAAGTGGCTGCTGCTcaacaatgccaaccccaacctGACCAACGGCAAGGGCGCCACGCCGCTGCACGTGGCCGTGgagcggcgggcgcggggcgTGGTGGAGCTGCTGCTGGCCCGCAAGAGCAGCGTCAACGCCAAGGACGAGGACCAGTGGACGGCGCTGCACTTCGCCGCGCAGAACGGGGACGCGGGCAGCGCGCGGCTGCTGCTGGAGAGGAGCGCCTCGGCCAGCGAGGTGGACTTCGAGGGCCGCACGCCGCTGCACGTGGCCTGCCAGCATGGCCAGGAGGACATCGTGCGCATCCTGCTGCGGCGCGGCGTGGACGGGGCCCTGCAGGGCAAGGACGCCTGGGTGCCGCTGCACTACGCCGCCTGGCAGGGCCACCTGTCCATCGTCCGGCTGCTGGCCAAGCAGCCCGGGGTGAGCGTGAACGCCCAGACGCTGGACGGGAGGACGCCGCTGCACCTGGCCGCCCAGCGGGGGCACTACCGTGTGGCCCGCGTCCTGCTGGACCTCTGCTCCGATGTCAACGTGTGCAGCCTGCGGGCACAGACGCCCCTGCATGTGGCGGCCGAGACCGGGCACACGAGCACCGCCAGGCTGCTCCTGCACCGCGGTGCCAGCAGGGAGGCCGTGACCGCCGAGGGCTGCACCGCCCTGCACCTGGCGGCCCGCGGCGGACACCTGGCCACGGTGAGGCTGCTGGTGGAGGAGAAGGCCGACGTGCTGGCCCGCGGGCCCCTGAGCCAGACGGCGCTGCACCTGGCTGCCGCGCACGGGCACTCGGAGGTCGTGGAGGAGCTGGTGAGTGCCGAGCTCATCGATCTGGCCGATGCGCAGGGCCTCAGCGCCCTGCACCTGGCCGCCCAGGGCAGGCATGCTCAGACCGTGGAGACGCTGCTCAGGCACGGCGCCCACATCAACCTGCAGAGCCTCAAGTTCCAGGGCGGCCACGGCCCCGCGGCCACGATCCTGCGGCGCAGCAAGACCTAG